A portion of the Chondrinema litorale genome contains these proteins:
- a CDS encoding PAS domain S-box protein: protein MLSSTSKIFSFGITEDNTDYQNDNIKISNQIAFYHILSAILVSIYFAINFPKLLFLSIIPLGISIITLVLSYLYLTKASRFLSSVFPCLYVAIIHGLIVETGDAPRAGTFGIELATATIPFLLFDFREKKYLISSIASCFVILASYQLRIDYISLNTELFINTDHPQMFKLAMLVATLQLFLEVFILKYSHYKSELKNEATVKQAYEQNIRLKKSEEILLESLKTLDDSKEAEQRRLWITEGATKLAKILRSIDNSQELFDKILSELIKYLQANQGAFYVVEQDEETDPVKIKLVSSYAYDRKKFNQQEFEPGEGLLGQCYFEKNIIKLTEIPEDYVDITSGLGEATPRTLIIIPLKLNEQIAGFVEIASFEEMDEYKISFLERVSENIASTIINNKIHEKTTQLLTKSQEQAHAMRTQEEEMRQNFEELQTTQEEMERVQNELRYMKDHLEHELASKIQQLEQYKNNIEVFMNSSSDSILYTQTDGKIIMCNPRVEKMFGFTSEEVLDMGINELFDNEKDLLITDCFDSLKNEESKFFYDFSGKSKLYGYNFPVEIKIGKGNDESNDIFSIMVRDISKQKKREESMKKSIASISKLQQSLMQKQQEINSIRKELKEKDKEITNLKSNQA from the coding sequence ATGTTATCAAGTACATCAAAAATTTTTTCTTTTGGAATTACAGAAGATAATACTGACTACCAAAATGATAATATTAAGATAAGCAATCAAATAGCTTTTTATCATATATTATCAGCTATTCTAGTATCAATTTACTTTGCGATTAACTTTCCTAAGCTTTTATTCTTATCAATTATACCTTTAGGAATATCTATTATCACTCTGGTATTAAGTTACTTATACCTCACTAAAGCATCTCGTTTTTTATCATCAGTATTTCCTTGCTTGTATGTTGCCATTATTCATGGTTTAATTGTTGAAACAGGCGATGCTCCAAGAGCAGGTACATTTGGCATCGAGTTAGCCACAGCAACAATACCTTTCTTACTTTTCGATTTTAGAGAAAAAAAATATCTAATTAGTTCCATAGCATCTTGTTTTGTGATTCTGGCATCTTATCAACTTAGAATAGATTATATATCATTGAATACAGAGCTTTTCATAAATACAGATCATCCTCAGATGTTTAAATTAGCAATGCTAGTAGCTACTTTACAGCTTTTTTTGGAAGTTTTTATTCTAAAATATTCTCATTATAAATCTGAATTAAAAAATGAGGCTACAGTAAAACAAGCCTATGAACAAAACATCAGGTTAAAAAAATCTGAGGAAATTCTACTAGAATCACTTAAAACACTAGATGATAGTAAAGAAGCTGAACAGAGAAGACTATGGATTACAGAAGGTGCCACAAAGCTTGCTAAGATTTTAAGGAGTATAGACAACAGCCAAGAGTTATTTGATAAGATACTTTCTGAGCTTATAAAATACCTTCAGGCAAACCAAGGGGCTTTTTATGTAGTAGAACAAGACGAAGAAACTGATCCTGTAAAAATCAAATTAGTTTCTTCTTATGCTTACGACAGAAAAAAATTTAATCAGCAAGAGTTTGAACCGGGAGAAGGTTTACTTGGTCAGTGTTATTTCGAAAAAAATATTATTAAACTCACAGAGATACCCGAAGACTATGTAGATATAACTTCAGGCCTTGGAGAAGCAACACCACGCACATTAATTATTATTCCATTAAAACTAAATGAGCAAATTGCCGGCTTTGTCGAAATTGCTTCATTTGAGGAGATGGATGAGTATAAAATTTCATTTCTCGAAAGAGTAAGTGAAAACATTGCTTCGACTATTATTAATAACAAAATACACGAAAAAACCACTCAGCTACTTACTAAGTCTCAGGAACAGGCACATGCGATGCGTACACAAGAAGAAGAAATGCGCCAAAATTTCGAAGAGCTACAAACCACACAAGAAGAAATGGAAAGAGTGCAGAATGAGTTGAGGTATATGAAAGATCACCTTGAACATGAGCTCGCTTCCAAAATTCAGCAATTAGAGCAATACAAAAATAACATAGAGGTGTTTATGAACAGCTCTTCAGATTCAATTCTATACACACAAACAGATGGTAAAATTATTATGTGTAATCCAAGAGTTGAAAAGATGTTTGGCTTTACTAGTGAAGAAGTACTCGATATGGGTATTAACGAATTATTTGATAATGAAAAAGACCTCTTAATTACAGACTGCTTTGATTCTCTAAAAAACGAAGAAAGTAAATTCTTTTACGACTTTAGTGGTAAAAGCAAATTATATGGCTACAACTTTCCTGTTGAAATAAAAATCGGAAAAGGTAATGATGAAAGTAATGACATCTTCTCTATAATGGTTAGAGATATTTCTAAGCAGAAAAAGCGAGAAGAAAGCATGAAAAAAAGCATTGCAAGTATTTCCAAGCTACAACAATCACTTATGCAAAAACAACAAGAGATTAATTCTATTAGAAAAGAACTCAAAGAAAAAGATAAAGAAATAACTAACCTTAAATCTAATCAAGCATAA
- a CDS encoding YceI family protein, which yields MNTVAVAIKKWKLDINHTSIGFKIGHLGLASIYGFFNQYDGEVELNSEEFEDAKINITIEADSVNTGNDMRDNHLKTPEFIDAFTYPEITFESTSVTKAQGDFYEVKGNLTIKETTKEITLKATHPGITNDMWGNTVAVFHLTGKINRLDFDVQWHNMLDNGLPVISELVEFDMNIELIPEED from the coding sequence ATGAACACAGTAGCAGTAGCAATTAAAAAATGGAAATTAGACATTAACCACACCAGTATCGGGTTTAAAATTGGCCATCTTGGTTTAGCTTCTATCTATGGATTCTTTAACCAGTATGATGGCGAAGTGGAGCTAAATAGTGAGGAATTTGAAGATGCTAAAATTAATATTACCATAGAAGCAGACAGTGTAAATACTGGTAACGATATGCGCGATAACCATTTAAAAACTCCTGAGTTTATCGATGCATTTACCTATCCTGAAATTACATTTGAGAGTACCTCTGTTACAAAAGCACAAGGAGATTTTTATGAAGTTAAAGGAAATTTAACCATCAAAGAAACCACTAAAGAAATTACATTAAAAGCTACACACCCCGGTATTACAAATGACATGTGGGGAAATACAGTAGCCGTTTTCCATTTAACCGGAAAAATTAACCGCCTTGATTTCGATGTACAATGGCATAACATGCTAGATAATGGTTTGCCTGTAATCTCTGAACTTGTCGAGTTTGATATGAATATTGAGTTGATTCCCGAAGAAGATTAA
- a CDS encoding UDP-N-acetylmuramate--L-alanine ligase, with the protein MKVHFIAIGGSVMHHLAIALKNKGYEVTGSDDEIFEPSYSKLLADNLLPEEFGWNPDKIYEGLDAVIVGMHARNNNPELIRARELGLKIYNFPEYIYEISKNKQRIVVAGSHGKTTVTSMIIHVLNYWRKNIDFLVGASSDNRSETVKLTEASHGILLEGDEYPSSPLDPRPKFLLYHHHIGVITGIAWDHVNAYPVYADYVNQFKLFVEASSKAGTLIYCKEDKELEKLVKASNIPEDVMVVAYGMHKHKIKNGITYLIDHDKNEVPIKFFGDHNLLNVSAALEVCLKQGVNRAEFYEAIGSFSGASKRLELIRENSITKMYRDFAHAPSKLDATIKAAKKQFAKMHLVACMELHTFSSLNPEFIAQYKNTMNAADEAFIYINPETVARKGFDPITVEALRAAFNRKDLILFNDEKALFEKLSELNWQNKVLLMMSSGNFHNMDMEALADHIIL; encoded by the coding sequence ATGAAAGTTCATTTTATAGCGATAGGGGGAAGTGTGATGCATCATCTTGCGATAGCCCTTAAAAACAAAGGTTATGAGGTTACTGGATCAGATGATGAGATATTTGAACCTTCCTATAGTAAACTGCTTGCCGATAATCTTCTTCCAGAAGAATTTGGATGGAACCCTGATAAAATTTATGAGGGTCTGGACGCTGTTATTGTTGGCATGCATGCCAGGAATAATAACCCAGAGTTGATAAGGGCAAGAGAGTTAGGGTTAAAGATTTATAATTTCCCTGAGTACATTTATGAGATATCCAAAAATAAGCAGCGCATAGTGGTTGCTGGGAGTCATGGTAAAACAACCGTTACTTCCATGATCATTCATGTGCTAAATTATTGGAGGAAGAATATCGATTTTTTAGTTGGTGCATCAAGCGACAACAGATCAGAAACTGTAAAACTTACAGAAGCGTCTCATGGTATTTTATTGGAAGGAGATGAATATCCATCTTCACCATTAGATCCTCGACCTAAATTCCTGCTTTATCATCATCACATAGGTGTGATAACTGGTATTGCTTGGGATCATGTAAATGCATATCCAGTTTATGCAGACTATGTAAATCAGTTTAAACTGTTTGTAGAAGCTTCTAGCAAAGCGGGTACGCTTATCTATTGCAAAGAAGATAAAGAGTTAGAAAAACTGGTGAAAGCATCTAATATACCAGAAGATGTGATGGTGGTGGCATATGGCATGCACAAGCATAAAATTAAAAATGGCATTACATATTTGATAGATCACGATAAAAACGAAGTGCCTATCAAGTTTTTTGGAGACCATAATCTGCTGAATGTAAGTGCCGCATTAGAAGTGTGTTTAAAGCAAGGAGTAAATCGTGCAGAGTTTTATGAGGCAATAGGCTCATTTAGTGGCGCTAGCAAAAGGTTGGAGTTGATAAGGGAGAATAGCATTACTAAAATGTACAGAGATTTTGCTCATGCACCATCTAAGCTAGATGCAACCATAAAAGCAGCTAAAAAGCAATTTGCTAAGATGCATCTTGTGGCTTGTATGGAGTTGCATACATTTAGTAGCCTTAATCCTGAGTTTATCGCTCAGTATAAAAATACAATGAATGCAGCAGATGAAGCTTTTATCTATATTAATCCTGAAACTGTTGCTCGCAAAGGTTTCGATCCTATTACAGTAGAGGCTCTAAGAGCAGCATTTAATAGAAAAGACCTGATTTTATTTAATGATGAGAAGGCTCTTTTTGAAAAACTTTCAGAATTAAACTGGCAAAATAAGGTTTTATTAATGATGTCGTCTGGTAACTTCCACAATATGGATATGGAAGCTCTTGCAGATCACATTATTCTTTAA
- a CDS encoding DUF1684 domain-containing protein, whose product MKTSNLFFGSVVVIVLLIVIYSFSGEQANQAYEEEIKEYREDKNKLFVDGEGSPLDRKQKKDFTTLNYYPINPAYRIIADFEKFPIEQGVEINTNKGVPRIFKKHGLARFKLNNSMHELLILKSTDRLTSKVLFVPFADETSGRETYGAGRYLDAEMSGNNKIILDFNTAYNPYCAYNTTYECPLPPKENVLTVKIEAGEKTFKTEELD is encoded by the coding sequence ATGAAAACCAGTAATTTATTTTTTGGAAGTGTAGTAGTGATAGTACTGCTTATTGTCATTTATTCATTTAGTGGAGAGCAAGCCAATCAGGCTTATGAAGAAGAAATTAAAGAATATAGAGAAGACAAAAACAAGCTCTTTGTAGATGGAGAAGGCTCGCCATTAGACAGAAAACAAAAGAAAGATTTTACTACTCTAAACTATTATCCTATAAACCCTGCATATAGAATAATAGCTGATTTCGAGAAATTCCCTATCGAACAAGGAGTAGAAATAAACACAAACAAAGGTGTTCCCAGAATTTTCAAAAAACATGGCCTAGCGAGGTTTAAGCTAAACAATAGTATGCACGAGCTTTTGATACTCAAATCTACAGACAGACTTACCAGTAAGGTTTTATTTGTACCTTTTGCAGATGAAACTTCTGGTAGAGAAACTTATGGAGCAGGTAGGTACTTAGATGCAGAAATGAGTGGAAACAATAAAATAATTCTAGATTTTAATACAGCTTATAATCCTTATTGTGCTTATAATACTACTTACGAGTGTCCGCTGCCACCAAAAGAAAATGTACTCACTGTAAAGATTGAAGCAGGTGAAAAAACTTTCAAAACAGAGGAGTTAGATTAA
- a CDS encoding DUF58 domain-containing protein, translating to MQFLRSLYFSSRFYISIIVLIFIFSVGFSLPFFFAIGKVLLLVFAVLTVIDLILLYHKNALTGSRSLSNKLSNGDENLVSIQVKNNYSFGIDIKILDEVPEQFQLRDFVINTNLPSGEEKKLNYHLRPVERGEYHFGRINIFVNGILNLVNRRYILKQEAMVPVYPAYLQMRKYELLAISNRLSEVGIKKIRKLGHNMEFDQIKEYVIGDDFRSLNWKATARRNQLMVNQYQEEKSQQVYSIIDKGRVMKMPFEGMTLLDYAINASLVISNIAILKQDKAGLITFSKKIGTFLQAGNRSLQMNKILEVLYRQLTNFDESDFEKLYVQIKRKINHRSLILLYTNFETNASLERQLPYLKLIARSHLLVVIIFENTEIDQLIRNEAKSTEEIYTKTIAEQFAYEKKQVIRELNRFGIHAVLTKPQNLTVNTINKYLELKARGLI from the coding sequence ATGCAGTTTTTAAGAAGCTTATATTTTAGTAGTCGGTTTTATATCAGTATAATCGTATTGATATTTATTTTTTCAGTGGGTTTTAGCCTTCCTTTTTTCTTTGCGATAGGTAAAGTGCTGTTATTGGTATTTGCTGTATTAACAGTGATTGATTTGATATTGCTATACCATAAAAATGCCCTTACTGGCTCAAGAAGTTTGAGTAATAAACTATCTAACGGTGATGAAAACCTAGTAAGCATTCAAGTTAAAAATAATTACTCTTTCGGGATAGATATTAAAATTCTCGATGAAGTGCCTGAGCAGTTCCAACTTCGTGATTTTGTTATAAATACAAACTTACCATCTGGCGAAGAAAAAAAACTCAATTACCATTTAAGACCTGTAGAGAGAGGAGAATATCATTTTGGTAGAATTAATATTTTTGTGAATGGCATTCTAAATCTGGTTAATCGCAGGTATATCTTAAAGCAAGAAGCTATGGTGCCTGTATATCCGGCTTACTTGCAAATGAGAAAGTACGAATTGTTAGCAATTTCTAATAGGTTAAGTGAAGTTGGTATTAAAAAGATAAGAAAGCTAGGGCATAACATGGAGTTTGACCAGATTAAAGAATATGTAATCGGAGATGATTTTAGATCATTAAACTGGAAAGCGACTGCCAGAAGAAACCAACTGATGGTGAACCAGTATCAAGAAGAAAAGTCTCAACAGGTTTATAGCATAATAGATAAAGGTAGAGTAATGAAAATGCCTTTTGAGGGAATGACCTTGTTAGATTATGCAATTAATGCGAGTTTGGTGATTTCTAATATTGCTATTTTAAAGCAAGATAAGGCAGGATTAATCACTTTTAGTAAAAAGATAGGGACATTTTTACAGGCAGGTAACAGAAGTCTGCAAATGAATAAAATACTTGAAGTTTTATACAGACAATTAACTAATTTCGACGAATCAGACTTTGAGAAACTATATGTTCAAATAAAAAGGAAAATCAATCATCGGAGCCTGATTTTACTTTATACTAATTTCGAGACCAATGCTTCTCTCGAAAGGCAATTACCATATCTAAAGCTAATTGCTCGATCACACCTGTTAGTAGTAATTATTTTTGAAAATACGGAAATAGATCAACTTATTCGGAATGAAGCCAAGTCAACAGAAGAAATTTATACCAAGACGATAGCAGAGCAATTTGCATATGAGAAAAAACAGGTAATTAGAGAATTAAACCGTTTTGGTATTCATGCAGTACTTACCAAACCTCAGAATTTAACTGTAAATACCATTAACAAATACCTTGAGCTAAAAGCCAGAGGATTAATCTAA
- the murB gene encoding UDP-N-acetylmuramate dehydrogenase has protein sequence MEILENFVLKSYNTFGIPAKARFFIHIQTTEELQELINTPVFKQNERLILGGGSNLLFTQDFDGLVVKTAQKGIVLVKEDAQHFYVKVQAGENWHQFVLRTVEEGWQGLENLSLIPGTVGAAPIQNIGAYGVEVEQFIFEVNAIDLQSGALRTFAASECKFAYRNSVFKQELKGKYLISEVTFRLNKLPKFNLTYAALNQYLEAQNIVLPTQKAISEAVINIRSSKLPNPEEIGNCGSFFKNPVVEEAVFKRVLSENTNMPYYSAGEGFYKIPAGWLIEQCGFKGKVFGNVGTYSKQALVLVNCGNATGKEAWDFANKIIDTVADRFGISLEPEVNII, from the coding sequence ATGGAGATACTGGAAAACTTTGTTTTAAAATCCTACAATACATTTGGCATACCTGCAAAAGCAAGGTTTTTTATCCATATCCAAACTACCGAAGAACTTCAAGAATTAATTAACACTCCAGTTTTTAAACAGAATGAGAGATTAATTCTTGGGGGTGGTAGTAATCTCCTTTTCACACAAGATTTTGATGGCTTGGTTGTAAAAACAGCTCAAAAAGGTATTGTGCTTGTTAAGGAAGATGCTCAGCACTTTTATGTAAAAGTACAAGCAGGTGAAAACTGGCATCAGTTTGTACTTAGAACTGTAGAAGAGGGGTGGCAAGGTTTAGAAAATCTTTCTTTAATTCCCGGTACTGTTGGTGCTGCACCAATTCAAAACATTGGCGCTTATGGAGTAGAAGTTGAGCAATTTATTTTCGAAGTAAACGCAATTGACCTTCAAAGTGGAGCACTTAGAACATTTGCTGCCAGTGAGTGTAAATTTGCTTATAGAAACAGTGTGTTTAAGCAAGAGTTAAAGGGTAAGTATCTAATTAGTGAAGTTACTTTTCGTTTAAACAAATTACCAAAGTTTAATCTTACCTATGCAGCTTTAAATCAGTATCTCGAAGCTCAGAATATAGTATTACCAACGCAAAAGGCAATTAGTGAAGCTGTAATTAATATTAGAAGCAGCAAACTTCCTAATCCTGAAGAAATTGGAAACTGTGGAAGTTTCTTTAAAAATCCTGTGGTAGAAGAAGCTGTTTTTAAGAGAGTTTTATCAGAAAACACCAACATGCCTTATTATTCAGCCGGAGAAGGTTTCTATAAAATTCCTGCAGGTTGGCTAATCGAACAATGTGGTTTTAAAGGTAAAGTTTTTGGCAATGTTGGTACTTACAGCAAACAGGCTTTAGTATTGGTGAATTGTGGCAATGCAACTGGTAAAGAAGCTTGGGATTTTGCTAATAAAATTATTGATACAGTTGCTGATAGGTTTGGAATTTCGCTCGAGCCAGAGGTAAATATCATTTAA
- the dnaB gene encoding replicative DNA helicase, translating into MNEDKMNINRRTSRYNATKPNVSDSTPLGKKRPYDIELEQAVLGALMLEKDALNDVIEILKPESFDLEAHQRIYKAILALFAKSEPIDLLTVTAQLRSSGELDIAKGAIYITQLTQRVNSAANIEYHARLLLQYSIKRELINISNQIQRDSYEETSDVFELLDKMEQALFEVSEMNIRKNFSGMSSIMSDAIAELESMRDQVDGLTGVPSGFSSLDRITSGWQKSDLIILAGRPGMGKTAFVLSSLRNAAVDFGKPSAIFSLEMSSVQLVKRLISAEAELDSSKLKTGKLSEHEWKKLVDKTAKLSEAPIFIDDTPALSILELRAKCRRLKAQHDIQMVIIDYLQLMAGESGKNGNREQEIAMISRSLKQLAKELNIPVIALSQLSRAVETRGGDKRPQLSDLRESGSIEQDADMVIFLYRPEYYGITEDEEGVPVTGTGEVMIEKNRHGATERVRLKFIGKYTKFTDWESDDFGGNDFIPGFGENDFMEDPGNRSSIIVGSKINNQDKGARRDDPPF; encoded by the coding sequence ATGAACGAAGATAAGATGAATATAAATCGCAGAACATCCCGCTATAACGCCACTAAGCCGAATGTTTCTGATTCTACTCCGTTGGGAAAAAAAAGACCTTACGACATAGAATTGGAGCAAGCTGTGTTGGGAGCTCTGATGTTGGAGAAGGATGCTTTAAATGATGTAATCGAAATTTTAAAGCCAGAATCGTTTGATTTAGAAGCACATCAAAGAATTTATAAAGCAATTTTGGCATTATTTGCCAAATCTGAACCGATAGACCTTTTAACTGTTACAGCTCAACTTCGTTCTTCTGGTGAGCTCGACATTGCTAAAGGTGCTATCTACATTACCCAGCTTACACAAAGAGTTAACTCTGCCGCAAACATAGAATACCATGCTCGTTTGCTTTTGCAGTATTCTATTAAAAGGGAACTGATTAATATCTCAAACCAAATCCAAAGAGACTCTTACGAAGAAACCTCTGATGTTTTTGAATTGCTTGATAAAATGGAACAGGCACTTTTCGAAGTATCTGAAATGAATATCAGAAAAAACTTTTCTGGTATGAGTTCTATTATGAGCGATGCCATTGCAGAATTGGAAAGTATGAGAGATCAGGTAGATGGATTAACTGGTGTGCCGAGTGGGTTCTCTTCTCTAGATAGAATTACTTCTGGTTGGCAAAAATCTGACCTTATCATATTAGCTGGTAGACCTGGTATGGGTAAAACAGCTTTTGTACTTTCGAGTTTAAGAAATGCCGCAGTAGACTTTGGTAAGCCTTCTGCTATATTTTCTTTGGAGATGTCGTCTGTACAGTTGGTAAAAAGATTAATCTCTGCCGAAGCAGAACTAGACAGTAGCAAGCTTAAAACAGGTAAACTTTCTGAGCATGAGTGGAAGAAACTAGTTGATAAAACAGCTAAACTTTCTGAAGCTCCTATTTTTATAGATGATACACCTGCTCTTTCTATCTTGGAATTACGTGCAAAATGCCGAAGGTTAAAGGCTCAGCACGACATCCAAATGGTAATAATTGACTACTTACAGTTAATGGCAGGTGAATCTGGCAAGAATGGTAACCGTGAGCAGGAAATCGCGATGATCTCCCGATCGCTAAAACAGTTGGCAAAAGAATTAAACATTCCTGTAATTGCACTTTCTCAGCTTAGCCGTGCTGTAGAAACCAGAGGTGGCGATAAGAGACCTCAGCTTTCAGATTTAAGGGAATCTGGTTCAATAGAGCAAGATGCAGATATGGTAATCTTCCTTTACAGACCTGAGTACTATGGTATTACAGAAGATGAAGAGGGAGTTCCTGTAACTGGCACTGGTGAAGTTATGATTGAGAAAAACAGACACGGTGCTACAGAAAGAGTGAGATTGAAGTTTATTGGTAAATACACCAAATTTACCGATTGGGAAAGCGACGATTTTGGCGGAAATGATTTTATTCCAGGTTTTGGAGAGAATGATTTTATGGAAGACCCGGGAAATAGATCAAGCATTATTGTAGGAAGCAAGATCAATAATCAAGATAAAGGAGCTCGAAGAGATGATCCTCCTTTCTAA
- the radC gene encoding RadC family protein yields the protein MEESQKEFSIKHWAEEDRPREKLLLKGKSALSDAELIGILIGSGTKSLSAVDVGKLLLKHADNDLYKLSKLNIKELTKIKGIGTAKAISIISALELGRRRKDTEGNKKIKITSSDVAYRSMVPHLSDLPHEEFWIILLNRANEIIKHILISKGGISGTLADTRIIFKSAIDHLASAVILSHNHPSGNLKPSHADIQLTKKLKEAGKLLDIPVLDHIIFTDKGYFSFLDEGLL from the coding sequence ATGGAAGAATCACAAAAAGAATTCAGTATTAAACATTGGGCAGAAGAAGACCGACCAAGAGAAAAACTCCTTTTAAAAGGAAAATCAGCTTTATCTGATGCCGAACTAATAGGTATATTAATTGGCTCAGGTACAAAATCTTTAAGCGCTGTAGATGTGGGTAAATTATTACTTAAACATGCTGATAACGATTTATACAAACTCTCTAAATTAAATATTAAAGAGCTTACTAAAATTAAAGGTATAGGTACTGCCAAAGCCATTTCTATTATTAGTGCATTAGAATTAGGAAGAAGGCGAAAAGATACGGAGGGAAATAAAAAGATCAAGATTACCAGCTCAGATGTAGCTTACCGCTCTATGGTTCCTCACCTCTCCGATTTACCTCACGAAGAATTTTGGATTATACTTCTCAATAGAGCCAATGAAATAATTAAACATATATTGATTAGTAAAGGTGGTATTTCTGGAACACTGGCAGATACAAGAATTATTTTTAAGAGTGCAATAGATCATTTAGCCAGTGCTGTTATTCTTTCGCACAATCATCCTTCGGGCAATTTAAAACCCAGCCATGCTGATATTCAGCTAACTAAAAAGTTAAAAGAAGCAGGAAAATTACTCGATATTCCGGTGCTTGATCACATCATTTTTACCGATAAAGGATATTTTAGTTTTTTAGACGAAGGTTTGTTGTAA
- a CDS encoding DUF6090 family protein — protein MKKLSGKAFNFSVKYALTEIFLISCGILIAFSIENWNENRKIEKIKLQTLQDIKEGLLKDLDDIEVTMSGGYANRIKSYKIVLDVLNSDRVYADSLDRYFLALIGSSLLISNTSPYETLKSRGLAIIDDAKLRNKVATYYDTRLEWLLELEKDHLQHHVIFIRPKIYQYYKFGLSDKVIKSLDIEKMKYDEEFKGSLFLGWQNEKTIYGEYKILKKYAEEIIEEIDQMN, from the coding sequence ATGAAAAAGCTCTCAGGAAAAGCTTTTAATTTCAGTGTAAAATATGCCTTAACAGAAATTTTTTTAATTAGCTGTGGTATTCTCATTGCCTTTAGTATAGAAAATTGGAATGAGAACCGAAAGATTGAAAAAATTAAACTTCAAACACTTCAGGATATTAAAGAAGGCTTGCTAAAAGATTTAGATGATATAGAAGTGACCATGTCTGGTGGTTATGCCAATCGGATTAAGTCTTATAAGATAGTGTTGGATGTTTTAAATAGTGATAGAGTTTACGCTGATAGTTTAGATAGATACTTCTTAGCACTCATCGGATCGAGCTTACTTATTTCGAATACATCTCCATACGAAACGCTTAAATCTAGAGGTTTAGCGATAATAGACGATGCAAAGCTTAGAAATAAGGTAGCTACTTATTACGACACCAGACTTGAATGGCTTTTAGAACTTGAAAAAGATCATCTTCAGCATCATGTAATTTTTATAAGACCAAAAATTTATCAGTATTATAAATTCGGATTAAGCGATAAGGTTATTAAATCTTTAGATATAGAAAAAATGAAGTATGATGAGGAGTTTAAAGGGAGTTTGTTTTTAGGATGGCAAAATGAAAAAACTATTTATGGTGAATATAAGATATTAAAAAAATATGCTGAAGAAATTATTGAAGAAATTGATCAGATGAATTAA